One stretch of Paenibacillus sp. FSL R5-0341 DNA includes these proteins:
- the rpoZ gene encoding DNA-directed RNA polymerase subunit omega: MLYPSIDEMMNKVDSKYSLVVAASRRARQLREGEKTDLRGARSHKQVGVALEEIYGDLLVVIKGQDEEEE, encoded by the coding sequence ATGCTGTATCCTTCTATTGATGAAATGATGAACAAAGTCGACAGCAAGTATTCCCTTGTTGTTGCTGCTTCCCGCCGGGCTAGACAGCTACGTGAAGGTGAAAAAACGGATTTAAGAGGTGCGAGATCCCATAAACAAGTTGGCGTTGCACTGGAAGAAATCTATGGAGACCTGCTCGTTGTCATCAAAGGACAGGACGAAGAAGAAGAGTAA
- the dapF gene encoding diaminopimelate epimerase has translation MEFTKMHGLGNDFIVVFGEKELPADAAELAVKWCNRFFGIGADGLVYILPSEKADFQMRIMNSDGSEAEQCGNAIRCVSKYVYDHGHVSQEQITIETIGAGVQPVSLNIRDGKVETVRVDMGEPILNGLQVPTTVDANPVVDHNIEANGHAFKFTAVSMGNPHAVIYVDDAVNFDLTTWGPLLEVHPMFPKKINVEFATVRDRGYVDMRVWERGAGPTLACGTGACATLVSSVLNGHTDRTAIISLKGGDLHIEWNEADNHVYMTGPAEVVFKGITS, from the coding sequence ATGGAATTTACGAAAATGCATGGACTTGGTAACGATTTTATCGTTGTATTTGGTGAAAAGGAGCTTCCGGCAGATGCAGCAGAATTGGCTGTAAAATGGTGCAATCGTTTCTTCGGCATCGGTGCGGATGGCCTGGTTTATATACTGCCTTCGGAGAAGGCGGACTTTCAGATGCGCATCATGAATTCGGACGGTTCGGAAGCAGAGCAGTGTGGGAATGCCATTCGCTGTGTATCCAAATACGTATACGATCATGGTCATGTCAGCCAGGAACAGATTACTATTGAAACGATTGGTGCAGGCGTACAACCTGTCAGTCTTAACATTCGTGATGGCAAAGTGGAAACGGTTCGTGTCGATATGGGTGAGCCGATTCTGAACGGCCTTCAAGTGCCTACAACGGTAGATGCGAATCCTGTGGTTGATCACAACATTGAAGCGAATGGACATGCGTTCAAATTCACTGCCGTATCCATGGGTAATCCACATGCGGTCATCTACGTTGATGATGCTGTGAATTTTGATCTCACAACTTGGGGCCCACTTCTTGAAGTACATCCGATGTTCCCGAAAAAAATCAATGTGGAATTCGCCACAGTTCGTGACCGTGGATATGTGGACATGCGTGTATGGGAACGTGGAGCTGGTCCGACACTTGCCTGCGGAACCGGAGCTTGTGCAACACTGGTATCCTCTGTCCTGAATGGACATACAGATCGTACAGCCATCATCAGCCTCAAGGGTGGGGATCTCCACATTGAGTGGAATGAAGCTGACAATCATGTGTACATGACCGGACCTGCTGAAGTTGTTTTTAAGGGAATCACTTCATAA
- a CDS encoding NFACT RNA binding domain-containing protein, translated as MALDGIVTRAIVHELQGCIGGRISKIHQPNGHDVVLTLRAQRGNSKLLVSASPTYPRVHYTEKTFLNPTEAPMFCMLLRKHCEGAIIEEIRQIGMERIIHINVRQRDELGDVSVKRIIIELMGRHSNIILLDPVTGTILDGIHHVTPSISSYRVIMPGFSYTAPPEQHKSNPLEVSRAAFEDSYHAAEEEASRWLVNAFSGLSPLIAGEIAARGIAAEGTASAPTVIEGESRIEAGTLWNAFEAVMGPVRDHIYTPVTGMNAKGKMIFSAVHLESIQDLEKTYDTMSKCMEDYYGDKAERDTVKQRVSDLLRFLQNERSKNIKKLDNLNKDLLEADDADKFRLWGELLFASLHQVHKGDKSVELVNFYDEDQANITIQLDPLLTPSDNAQRYFKRYNKYKNSLAVIHEQLGKTKDEIDYLDNLLQQLSIASMNDIEEIRDELVQQGYLRDRNKKGKKKKKSDRPTVHQFTSSEGIDILVGKNNLQNEYVTNRLASSNDTWLHTKDIPGSHVVIRSTDFGEATLEEAAQLAAYFSQAKESSSVPVDYTFIRHVRKPSGAKPGFVIYDHQKTLFVTPNDELIKSLPSTIKNG; from the coding sequence ATGGCATTGGACGGCATCGTAACACGAGCCATTGTTCATGAATTGCAAGGCTGCATTGGTGGACGTATCAGCAAGATCCATCAGCCGAATGGCCATGACGTAGTTCTCACACTGCGTGCTCAGCGCGGAAATAGTAAATTGCTTGTTTCGGCAAGCCCGACGTATCCTCGTGTGCATTATACGGAAAAGACATTTCTTAACCCTACTGAAGCACCCATGTTCTGCATGCTGCTCCGCAAGCACTGTGAAGGTGCAATCATTGAGGAGATCCGTCAGATTGGCATGGAGCGTATTATCCACATCAATGTGCGCCAGCGCGACGAACTGGGGGATGTTTCGGTTAAACGGATCATCATTGAATTGATGGGGCGTCACAGTAATATTATTTTGCTTGATCCTGTAACAGGAACAATTCTGGATGGTATTCATCATGTAACTCCGTCCATCAGCAGCTACCGAGTAATTATGCCCGGATTCTCGTATACTGCCCCACCCGAACAACATAAAAGTAATCCGCTCGAAGTGAGCCGTGCAGCATTCGAGGACAGCTATCATGCCGCTGAAGAAGAGGCATCACGCTGGCTTGTGAATGCCTTTAGCGGTCTTAGCCCGTTAATTGCGGGAGAGATTGCCGCCCGTGGGATTGCTGCTGAAGGTACAGCGAGTGCTCCGACTGTGATTGAGGGTGAAAGCCGGATCGAGGCTGGGACACTTTGGAACGCTTTTGAAGCCGTGATGGGACCTGTCAGAGATCATATCTACACGCCTGTAACCGGAATGAACGCTAAAGGCAAAATGATTTTCTCGGCCGTTCATCTTGAGAGCATTCAGGACTTGGAGAAAACCTATGACACGATGAGCAAGTGTATGGAAGATTACTACGGAGATAAGGCTGAACGAGACACTGTAAAACAGAGAGTAAGTGATCTGCTCCGTTTTCTGCAGAATGAGCGAAGCAAAAACATCAAAAAGCTGGACAACCTGAACAAGGACTTGCTGGAAGCAGACGATGCGGACAAGTTCAGACTATGGGGTGAGTTGCTGTTTGCCTCCCTGCATCAGGTCCACAAAGGGGACAAGAGCGTGGAGCTTGTGAACTTCTACGATGAAGACCAAGCCAACATCACCATTCAGCTTGACCCACTGCTCACACCGTCTGATAACGCACAACGTTATTTCAAGCGGTATAACAAATACAAGAACAGTCTGGCTGTCATTCATGAGCAACTTGGCAAAACCAAAGACGAGATTGACTATCTCGATAACCTGTTACAGCAGCTGTCCATTGCATCCATGAACGATATTGAGGAAATACGGGATGAGCTTGTGCAGCAAGGATACCTTCGAGACCGCAATAAAAAGGGTAAAAAGAAGAAGAAAAGTGACCGTCCAACCGTACACCAGTTCACCTCCTCTGAGGGAATCGATATTCTTGTGGGCAAAAACAACCTGCAGAACGAGTACGTGACTAACCGTCTCGCTTCTTCCAACGACACCTGGCTGCATACCAAAGACATTCCAGGCTCACATGTCGTTATTCGCAGTACGGACTTTGGGGAGGCAACATTGGAAGAAGCAGCGCAACTTGCTGCCTATTTCAGCCAAGCCAAGGAGTCCAGTAGCGTACCTGTGGATTACACGTTTATCCGTCATGTACGCAAACCCAGCGGTGCGAAGCCAGGTTTTGTCATCTATGATCATCAGAAGACCTTGTTTGTAACACCAAATGATGAATTAATCAAGAGTCTGCCATCCACGATTAAAAATGGATAA
- a CDS encoding YicC/YloC family endoribonuclease, whose protein sequence is MSFSMTGYGQSAFHFGGYKVQLEIKSVNHRYCEVMMRLPREWTYYEDGLRKIVQSRLKRGRIDVYVMKEKEEDQALPAVLNEQTVRAYLQAAEQLETHFGMQGKPSIVDMLGLPDVMVHSDGTSSIPEEQKDEWERVLQEGLREALSSLEQMRAREGLHLASDLERRIIRLESLHTEMLALAPTVVSDYRNKLRQRLTEMQEEGSFPFDEHKLGMEIAMFADRSNIEEELTRLLSHFGQSRELLKSDEPVGRKLDFLIQEMNREVNTIGSKANHLALVNRVVEMKAELEKIREQAANIE, encoded by the coding sequence ATGTCATTCAGTATGACCGGATACGGTCAATCCGCCTTTCATTTTGGCGGCTATAAGGTACAATTAGAGATCAAATCTGTTAATCATCGTTATTGCGAAGTGATGATGCGTCTGCCAAGAGAGTGGACGTATTATGAAGACGGTTTGAGGAAGATCGTACAGAGCCGTTTGAAACGTGGGCGGATTGATGTTTATGTAATGAAAGAAAAAGAGGAAGACCAGGCTCTTCCCGCTGTTCTGAATGAACAGACGGTCAGGGCCTATCTGCAGGCTGCAGAGCAACTGGAGACTCACTTTGGAATGCAGGGCAAACCAAGTATTGTGGATATGCTTGGGCTGCCGGACGTCATGGTTCATTCGGATGGGACAAGTTCCATTCCCGAAGAGCAGAAGGACGAATGGGAGCGAGTTTTGCAGGAAGGATTGAGAGAGGCTCTGTCCAGTCTGGAGCAGATGCGCGCACGCGAGGGTCTTCATCTGGCCAGTGATCTGGAACGGCGGATTATTCGTCTGGAGTCACTGCATACCGAGATGCTTGCTCTTGCACCGACTGTGGTGAGTGATTACCGCAACAAGTTAAGGCAGAGACTTACGGAAATGCAGGAAGAAGGCTCTTTCCCTTTTGATGAGCATAAATTGGGTATGGAAATTGCAATGTTTGCCGATCGTTCTAATATAGAAGAGGAGCTTACGCGTCTACTCAGTCACTTTGGACAGAGCAGGGAACTGCTGAAGAGTGATGAACCGGTAGGTCGTAAGTTAGACTTTCTAATTCAAGAGATGAATCGGGAAGTCAATACGATTGGATCAAAAGCCAACCACTTGGCTCTGGTGAACCGTGTTGTCGAGATGAAGGCGGAGCTGGAGAAGATTCGTGAGCAAGCGGCGAATATCGAATGA
- the coaBC gene encoding bifunctional phosphopantothenoylcysteine decarboxylase/phosphopantothenate--cysteine ligase CoaBC, which translates to MLNGKKIVLGVTGGIAAYKAATLCSRLVQKGADVHVIMTASATQFITELTLQTLTRNTVYTDTFDEREPAVVSHIHLADLADLVLVAPATANVIAKMAHGMADDMLSTTLLATTAPVMIAPAMNVHMYDHPAVKHNMNLLVERGAMMIEPGEGLLACGYVGKGRLEEPESIVDVVKRFFEQRESAERTQQGQASLLQGKKVVVTAGGTIERIDPVRYITNDSSGKMGFAIAAAARDLGADVKLVMGSTQAKPPENVELIPVQSAQDMYEAVTREWDDADIVVKAAAVADYRPKEVYTEKIKKKGDTLSLELIKNIDILETLGKQKTHQFLIGFAAETQSVEMYAREKLERKNCDLIVANDVTRTGAGFGTDTNAVHIYDREGLVEELPVIAKDDVAHRLLRIAAERIAGRN; encoded by the coding sequence ATGTTGAACGGTAAAAAAATCGTGCTTGGTGTGACAGGCGGCATAGCCGCTTACAAGGCGGCAACATTATGCAGCAGACTGGTGCAAAAGGGAGCGGATGTTCATGTGATTATGACAGCTTCTGCTACACAGTTTATTACCGAATTGACGCTGCAAACGTTGACCCGAAATACCGTATATACCGATACATTTGATGAACGTGAGCCAGCAGTCGTATCTCATATTCATCTCGCTGATCTGGCTGATCTTGTTCTGGTTGCTCCGGCTACAGCCAATGTAATTGCCAAGATGGCGCATGGCATGGCAGATGATATGCTCTCAACAACTCTGCTTGCCACGACAGCCCCTGTCATGATTGCTCCAGCGATGAATGTACATATGTATGATCATCCAGCTGTAAAGCATAATATGAACCTGCTTGTTGAACGGGGCGCCATGATGATTGAGCCGGGTGAAGGTCTGCTTGCGTGTGGATATGTGGGCAAGGGGCGTCTGGAAGAACCGGAAAGCATTGTGGATGTGGTAAAACGTTTCTTTGAACAGAGAGAGTCTGCAGAACGTACCCAGCAGGGACAAGCTTCATTGTTACAAGGCAAGAAGGTTGTCGTTACGGCTGGAGGTACGATTGAGCGCATTGACCCCGTACGATATATTACAAACGATTCGTCTGGCAAAATGGGATTTGCCATAGCCGCAGCTGCGCGTGATCTGGGGGCAGATGTGAAATTGGTTATGGGCAGTACCCAAGCCAAGCCACCGGAGAACGTTGAGTTGATCCCTGTACAGTCTGCACAGGATATGTATGAAGCGGTAACACGGGAATGGGACGATGCTGATATCGTGGTTAAGGCGGCGGCGGTTGCTGATTATCGTCCCAAGGAAGTTTATACCGAGAAGATCAAGAAGAAAGGCGACACGCTGTCGCTCGAACTTATTAAAAATATAGATATTCTTGAAACGCTGGGCAAACAGAAAACCCATCAGTTTTTGATTGGTTTTGCTGCGGAGACTCAGTCGGTTGAGATGTATGCACGTGAGAAATTGGAACGGAAAAACTGTGATCTGATCGTAGCCAATGATGTAACCCGCACGGGTGCAGGATTTGGAACAGACACCAACGCGGTACATATCTATGACCGGGAGGGTTTGGTGGAGGAGCTTCCAGTGATAGCCAAGGACGATGTGGCTCATCGGTTGCTCCGGATTGCGGCGGAGCGCATTGCCGGGAGGAATTAG
- the gmk gene encoding guanylate kinase yields MSKGLLVVLSGPSGVGKGTVCSALRKRVPELIYSVSATTRQPRLGEEHGVNYFFRSHEEFQNMIAEDQLLEHAEYVGNYYGTPRDFVEKTINEGRDIILEIEVQGALKVKEKFPEGIFVFLLPPSLDELKDRIQGRGTESQATIDHRMSVAVDEISLLEQYDYAVVNDEIDLACKRIESIIIAEHCKINK; encoded by the coding sequence ATGTCTAAGGGATTACTGGTAGTGTTGTCCGGCCCATCTGGGGTCGGGAAGGGTACTGTATGCAGCGCTTTGCGCAAACGGGTGCCGGAATTGATCTATTCCGTATCGGCGACAACCCGTCAGCCTCGTCTTGGTGAAGAACATGGTGTGAACTATTTCTTCAGAAGTCATGAAGAGTTCCAGAACATGATTGCTGAAGATCAATTGTTGGAACATGCGGAGTATGTCGGTAATTATTACGGAACACCGCGTGATTTTGTAGAGAAAACGATTAACGAAGGCCGCGACATCATTCTGGAGATTGAGGTTCAAGGCGCGTTAAAAGTGAAAGAGAAATTCCCGGAAGGCATCTTTGTTTTCCTGCTTCCTCCTTCATTGGACGAGCTGAAAGATCGCATTCAGGGTCGTGGTACCGAAAGTCAAGCGACCATTGATCACCGGATGTCTGTGGCGGTCGATGAGATCAGTCTGCTGGAGCAGTATGATTACGCTGTTGTTAATGATGAAATTGATTTGGCGTGCAAGAGAATAGAAAGCATCATAATCGCCGAACATTGTAAGATCAATAAATAA
- a CDS encoding bifunctional homocysteine S-methyltransferase/methylenetetrahydrofolate reductase has product MKADLRKAMQERVLVGDGAMGTFLYQMGFPVGISYEELNLISPEVVADVHRRYRDAGTEIFETNTYSANYDKLSKFGLESKVEDVNRAGVRIAKEVAGDTGYVLGAVGSIRGGKRTNVSTSELKRFYQQQIFALLDEGVDGILLETFYDIEEMDIALLQARKLSDLPVIGQFAVEDVGHTLDGYTMPEAFRIMREQGADVIGFNCRSGPNGIMRAMETVSGRIGIPMSVYPNAGAADYVDGQFRYGATPEYFGQTAVQFADLGARIIGGCCGTTPDHITAMKEALADYVPLPILEPDPSETKARIVLHENVDERSGRGGQPTIVDLVKQRHTVIVELDPPRDLDIAKFMKGAETLKAAGADALTLADNSLAVTRMSNMALGHLVQDRTGLRPLVHIACRDRNLIGTQSHMMGFDALGINHVLAVTGDPARFGDLPGSSSVYDLTSFEIIRMIKQLNDGVAFSGKPLKQKAGFVIGAAFNPNVKHLDKAVQRLEKKIASGADYIMTQPVYDPQLIVAMHEATKHLDVPIFIGVMPLASGRNAEYLHNEVPGIQLSDEVRSRMAGLEGEEGRAMGVKIAKELLDVATAHFKGIYLMTPFMFYGMTAELTQYVWEKSEHQCPTCFNPNNQLQ; this is encoded by the coding sequence ATGAAGGCGGATTTGCGCAAAGCTATGCAGGAACGGGTTCTCGTTGGAGATGGGGCCATGGGAACATTTCTGTACCAAATGGGTTTCCCGGTAGGGATTTCATACGAAGAGTTGAACTTGATTTCACCTGAAGTGGTGGCGGATGTACATCGCCGTTATCGGGACGCAGGTACTGAGATATTTGAAACGAATACGTACTCTGCCAATTATGACAAGTTGTCCAAGTTCGGCCTGGAGTCAAAGGTGGAGGACGTGAACCGTGCCGGCGTACGCATTGCCAAAGAGGTAGCTGGCGACACTGGTTATGTGCTTGGTGCCGTTGGTTCCATTCGAGGTGGCAAGCGGACAAACGTGTCTACAAGTGAACTGAAACGCTTCTACCAACAACAGATATTTGCTCTGCTTGATGAAGGTGTGGATGGCATTCTGCTTGAAACCTTCTATGATATCGAGGAAATGGATATTGCCCTTTTGCAAGCGCGCAAGCTGAGCGATCTGCCTGTGATTGGACAGTTCGCGGTAGAGGATGTAGGGCACACGCTGGATGGATATACGATGCCTGAAGCATTCCGGATCATGCGGGAGCAGGGCGCGGACGTGATCGGTTTTAACTGCCGCTCAGGTCCAAACGGGATTATGCGAGCCATGGAAACCGTCTCCGGACGTATCGGTATTCCGATGTCTGTTTATCCAAATGCGGGTGCAGCAGATTATGTTGATGGTCAGTTCCGTTATGGTGCGACTCCGGAGTACTTTGGTCAGACGGCAGTGCAATTTGCTGATCTGGGCGCTCGTATTATCGGCGGTTGCTGTGGTACGACACCGGATCATATTACTGCAATGAAAGAGGCGCTCGCTGACTATGTACCTTTGCCTATTTTGGAGCCTGATCCGTCAGAAACCAAAGCGCGTATCGTTCTGCATGAAAATGTGGATGAACGTTCCGGACGTGGTGGACAGCCTACGATCGTTGATCTGGTCAAGCAGCGTCACACCGTCATTGTTGAACTTGACCCGCCGCGAGATTTGGACATTGCCAAGTTCATGAAAGGCGCCGAGACTCTGAAAGCAGCAGGAGCAGATGCCCTGACACTAGCGGATAATTCATTAGCGGTTACACGGATGAGCAACATGGCGCTGGGGCACCTCGTTCAAGATCGCACGGGCCTTCGTCCACTGGTGCATATTGCCTGCCGTGACCGGAACCTGATTGGAACGCAGTCCCACATGATGGGTTTTGATGCTCTGGGCATTAATCATGTACTTGCTGTTACAGGTGATCCTGCAAGATTTGGCGATCTGCCGGGTTCAAGCTCGGTATACGATCTGACTTCTTTTGAAATCATACGCATGATCAAGCAGTTGAACGATGGGGTGGCCTTCTCGGGTAAACCGCTGAAGCAGAAAGCTGGCTTTGTGATCGGAGCGGCGTTTAATCCCAATGTGAAACATCTGGATAAAGCTGTACAGCGTCTGGAGAAGAAAATTGCCTCTGGCGCAGATTACATCATGACACAGCCTGTCTATGACCCTCAATTAATTGTAGCAATGCATGAAGCGACCAAACACCTGGATGTGCCTATTTTTATAGGTGTAATGCCACTGGCAAGTGGACGGAATGCAGAGTATCTGCACAACGAGGTTCCCGGAATCCAGCTTTCGGATGAAGTGCGTTCCCGGATGGCAGGTCTGGAAGGTGAAGAGGGTCGTGCGATGGGGGTAAAAATTGCCAAGGAACTGCTGGACGTAGCCACAGCGCATTTCAAAGGCATCTATCTCATGACACCGTTTATGTTCTACGGCATGACGGCCGAACTGACTCAATATGTATGGGAGAAGTCGGAGCATCAATGTCCTACTTGTTTCAACCCTAATAATCAATTACAATAG
- a CDS encoding calcium-translocating P-type ATPase, SERCA-type: MEHTKWHQLSDEELRNTLGVSPQEGLTDEAVAEKRKVVGSNELSEGKRISPITLLLNQFKDFMVLVLMGATLVSGLLGEYLDAVTIVAIIVLNAILGFVQEFRAERSLRALKQLSAPLAKVLRSGEEVHLAAKQLVPGDIVMVESGDRIPADVRWLQTNSLDVEESALTGESVPVSKHCLPIADEDVPLGDQKNIGFMGTMVTRGTAKGVVIRTGMETEMGKIADLIQNTEEQETPLQHRLEQLGKILIFVALGLTVMVVVAGILHGQPAVGMFLAGVSLAVAAIPEGLPAIVTIALALGVQRMIKRKAIVRKLPSVETLGCASVICSDKTGTLTQNKMTVTDVWLEGRSIKVTGDGYAPEGQMLENGRTVELKSDQSLRRMLQISALCNNASIVESVANELGNKKKGKDTKKDGKKKAKKDDYKEEAAQRENVFWELKGDPTEGALVTLASKMGLTPTGLKELYARQQEFPFDSERKRMSVLVNHQGGRMIYTKGAPDVLIGHCSYILWEGKVVPFTGTLRQKVMAANESMAGAALRVLGMAYREVRPEEKVADEHAAESQLVFVGLAGMIDPPRREVRDAIATCRKAGIRTVMITGDHGTTAEAIAHQLGILPRGGASLSGQQLAGMTDEQLDKQVEGIYVFSRVSPEHKLRIVKSLQRKGHVVAMTGDGVNDAPAIKAADIGIAMGITGTDVTKEASALILSDDNFSTIVAAIEEGRNIYENIRKFIRYLLASNVGEILTMFFAMMMGLPLPLVPIQILWVNLVTDGLPAMALGVDQPEKDLMEHKPRGAKENIFARRLGWKIVSRGVLIGLCTLGAFWLTLQAAPDNPGQLIKAQSVAFATLVLAQLIHVFDCRSSRSIFHRNPLQNKYLVLAVISSVVLMLVVMYVEPLQPIFKTVPLGLREWAICIVAAGIPTFLMGAGSVWGGRRNRRRMGGSGRFVPKSTKFSA; encoded by the coding sequence ATGGAACATACCAAGTGGCATCAACTTAGTGATGAAGAGCTTCGCAACACTCTTGGCGTCAGCCCGCAGGAAGGATTGACGGACGAAGCTGTAGCAGAGAAGAGAAAAGTGGTCGGTTCGAATGAGCTGAGCGAGGGGAAACGCATTTCTCCGATCACATTGCTCTTGAATCAGTTCAAAGATTTTATGGTGCTGGTATTGATGGGAGCAACGTTGGTATCCGGATTGTTAGGTGAGTATCTGGATGCAGTAACGATTGTGGCGATTATCGTACTGAATGCGATTCTGGGGTTTGTACAGGAATTCCGGGCAGAACGATCTCTTCGTGCATTGAAACAGTTGTCCGCACCTCTCGCCAAAGTGCTTCGATCGGGCGAGGAAGTACATCTTGCCGCCAAACAACTCGTACCCGGAGATATCGTTATGGTGGAGAGTGGCGACCGCATACCCGCTGATGTACGCTGGCTGCAAACGAACAGTCTGGATGTCGAGGAGTCGGCACTTACCGGGGAATCGGTTCCCGTAAGCAAGCATTGTCTTCCGATTGCCGACGAGGACGTTCCGCTGGGTGATCAGAAGAATATTGGTTTTATGGGTACCATGGTTACTCGTGGTACGGCCAAAGGTGTGGTCATCCGTACGGGAATGGAGACGGAGATGGGCAAAATTGCCGATCTGATCCAGAATACGGAGGAGCAAGAAACACCGCTACAGCACAGACTGGAACAACTGGGCAAAATTCTGATTTTTGTCGCATTGGGATTAACCGTCATGGTCGTCGTCGCAGGCATATTGCACGGACAACCAGCCGTTGGCATGTTTCTGGCAGGGGTCAGCCTCGCGGTGGCAGCCATACCGGAGGGTCTGCCGGCCATTGTAACCATTGCACTCGCACTTGGCGTGCAGCGGATGATCAAACGTAAAGCCATTGTGCGCAAACTGCCTTCTGTCGAAACCCTTGGCTGTGCATCTGTGATCTGTTCGGATAAGACAGGCACGCTCACCCAGAACAAGATGACGGTAACGGATGTGTGGCTGGAGGGACGCAGCATCAAGGTTACTGGGGATGGTTATGCACCTGAAGGGCAGATGCTGGAGAACGGTCGAACAGTGGAATTAAAGAGTGACCAGTCCCTGCGCAGAATGCTCCAGATTAGCGCACTTTGCAACAATGCCAGTATTGTTGAGAGTGTCGCAAACGAATTAGGAAACAAGAAAAAGGGCAAGGATACCAAAAAGGATGGCAAGAAAAAAGCTAAAAAAGATGATTACAAAGAAGAAGCGGCCCAGCGAGAGAATGTATTCTGGGAGCTGAAGGGTGATCCGACGGAAGGTGCACTGGTCACACTGGCCTCCAAAATGGGGCTTACGCCTACTGGTCTCAAAGAGTTGTATGCCCGCCAGCAGGAGTTCCCGTTTGATTCCGAGCGGAAACGCATGTCAGTCCTGGTCAATCACCAGGGAGGGCGAATGATCTACACCAAAGGTGCGCCAGATGTGTTAATCGGACACTGCAGTTATATTTTATGGGAAGGCAAGGTCGTACCTTTCACCGGAACACTGCGGCAGAAAGTGATGGCAGCCAATGAGAGTATGGCCGGAGCGGCACTGCGTGTCCTCGGAATGGCCTATCGTGAAGTACGACCGGAGGAAAAAGTGGCTGACGAACACGCCGCCGAAAGTCAGCTTGTTTTCGTCGGACTTGCAGGTATGATTGATCCGCCGCGTCGTGAAGTAAGAGATGCGATCGCCACATGCCGCAAAGCGGGCATTCGTACCGTCATGATCACAGGTGATCATGGAACAACGGCAGAAGCCATTGCGCATCAGCTGGGGATTCTTCCACGTGGAGGTGCCTCACTAAGTGGTCAGCAGCTGGCAGGCATGACAGACGAGCAACTGGATAAGCAGGTAGAGGGCATCTACGTGTTCTCAAGGGTATCGCCTGAACATAAGCTTCGCATCGTAAAATCGTTGCAGCGCAAGGGGCATGTCGTCGCCATGACGGGGGATGGAGTGAACGACGCTCCGGCGATTAAAGCAGCTGACATCGGGATCGCGATGGGCATTACAGGTACAGATGTCACGAAGGAAGCTTCGGCGCTCATTCTAAGTGATGATAACTTCTCAACCATTGTGGCTGCCATTGAAGAAGGTCGTAATATTTATGAGAACATCCGCAAGTTTATCCGTTATTTGCTGGCATCGAACGTAGGGGAGATTCTAACAATGTTCTTTGCAATGATGATGGGCTTGCCCCTGCCACTCGTACCGATTCAGATTCTGTGGGTTAACCTGGTGACGGATGGATTGCCTGCCATGGCGCTGGGGGTAGATCAGCCTGAAAAAGATCTGATGGAACACAAGCCCCGCGGTGCCAAGGAAAATATTTTTGCCCGCAGACTGGGTTGGAAAATCGTCAGCCGGGGGGTATTGATTGGATTGTGTACACTCGGAGCGTTCTGGCTTACTCTTCAGGCTGCACCGGATAATCCGGGGCAACTGATCAAGGCACAGTCCGTAGCTTTTGCTACACTCGTTTTGGCACAGCTTATTCATGTCTTTGATTGCCGTAGTTCGCGGTCCATCTTCCACCGGAACCCACTACAGAACAAATATCTGGTTCTTGCCGTGATTTCATCGGTTGTACTGATGCTCGTTGTGATGTACGTTGAACCGTTGCAGCCGATCTTCAAAACCGTACCTCTGGGATTGCGTGAATGGGCGATCTGTATCGTTGCTGCAGGTATCCCGACGTTCCTTATGGGCGCAGGCAGCGTCTGGGGTGGTCGTCGTAACCGCCGTCGCATGGGCGGTTCTGGCCGCTTCGTACCGAAAAGTACAAAGTTTTCGGCATAA
- a CDS encoding DUF370 domain-containing protein, whose protein sequence is MAIKLINIGFGNIVSANRIISIVSPESAPIKRIIQEARDRHMLIDATYGRRTRAVIITDSDHVILSAVQPETVAHRLSSKDDDNDE, encoded by the coding sequence ATGGCAATCAAACTCATTAACATTGGATTCGGTAACATCGTATCGGCGAACCGGATTATATCCATCGTGAGTCCGGAATCGGCGCCGATCAAGAGAATTATACAAGAGGCAAGAGATCGTCACATGCTGATTGATGCAACGTACGGAAGACGTACTCGTGCCGTAATTATTACGGATAGCGATCATGTCATACTGTCTGCAGTTCAGCCGGAGACGGTCGCCCATCGTCTTTCTTCGAAAGATGATGATAACGACGAATAA